The DNA region GTCTCTTTCGCTATGGCAATCTTAACCCTCGCGTTTGGACTCTATTTTGGAATGAGTCTAGCTCTAAAGGAAGACTTTGTCGCGATCATTGGGGCTTTGGTGGTTTTTATCTCCCTAAAGAAGCTTGGTGTTTTTGAGCTTCAACTAAAGCCAAAGTTTGAGGAAAATATGAAAGGGCTTGGGGTGGAAGTGAACTTCTACTCTGCCCTGTTCGCATTTTTCCTTGTGTTATTTTTACTCTAGCTCCCTTAAGGTGATCTCTTTTACTTCTTTTATGCTAAGGAGTTCTTTTTCTAGTTTTTCGAGAGGGATGTTTGATTTGCTCATATCTACAACCGCAACTATTGCCGCTAACCCTATCTCATTTAGCTCTTCGCTCTCATTGAAGAGTATGTTCACTTTGTGCTTTCCAAAAAGGCCGCTTACATTTGCCAAAACACCCGGCTTGTCCTCCACCACAAATTCTACCTCTACGAGCTTCTTTCCTGGTAATGCTATCCTCTCCAGGTGTATCTCTTTTAGGTCCGTGTCAATCTCAACTAAGAAATAGGCGTCCTTGACTAGACCGGTCTCATAAGCATATTCTAGTGGAATTTCTACTCTCCCATTTTCCTTAATTTTAATGATTTCGTAGTGCCTCATAGCCCTCAACTGTATCTTTGTCTAGATCAATAAAAGCCTTGCTAATCATTCCTGGACATTTAGCAAAAGCCAACAACAAATTTTGCACAAAAATGCCCCACATACAAAAATTTTTTAATGGGCCTATGGCTAAAATGCTTGGAGGTGCAGCGTTGCCATTTGATGTCATTGGCTATGTCTTCATAATAATTGCAATTGCTAGGGTCTTTGCTGAAATCTTCGAGCGCTTAGGCTATCCTGGGTTTCTTGGAGAGATATCGGCTGGTTTATTGCTGGGTGTGTTTCTACAAGAGCTTCCCCGGGAAGATTTAAACCTTTTAGCTGAGCTTGGAGTATTTTTCCTTATGATGTATGCTGGCTTAGAGCTCACTCCTGAAGAGGTTCACATCGGCGGAAAGAAGAGTATACCTATTTACATCTTCACTTATGCGGCAATGCTATTCCTAACACTTCCCTTCACAAACTACACTATATTAACGGATAATTTGATAGTTGCCGCTATATTATCCGTAGCATCTGCCCCAATTGTGATCAGACTAACGAGGTACTTTGGTAGTGACTTCCTCCATATTGCTCTATCCTATGCGGTTATCAGTGAAGTAGGGGCTCTTGTGATACTTTACCTTTTAATAAACTTTGAGCTCTATCATTTGAGCTATTGGGGATTATTTTTTGAGCTGTTGAAAGATGGGGCATTCTTAGGAATTGTATTTGGGATTAACTACTTCATTAGCATTAAGCATAAAATCTGGATAATCAGGGCACTTAGGAAGCTTCAAAGTGATGAGGCGGTCTTTGGCATTGTAATGATTTTAGCGACATCTTTAGCGTTGATCAGTGAGGAAATTGGCTTACACTTCAGCATTGGGGCGTTTATTGTTGGTTTACTGCTGCACAGCGATTTAATGGGAACTAAGCAGTATGAAAGGGTGCACACCATAATCTCAGGTGTCACTTATGGAATATTCGCTCCAGTGTTTTTTGCTTGGAGGGGAATAAACTTTGAGACTGAATTCTCATTGGAGGTTGTTTACTTCTTCGTCCTGATATACCTTATTAGGGTTCTCCTAACGATGGGCTTAGTCTGGAAGGACGACATTAAGACGTCTCTTTTAAGGTCTACAGGGGTTTCGAGCTTTGGTGTCTTAGGCTTGCTTGTTGGAGAGGTGGGCTATGAGTTTGGTGTCCTAAGCCAGCACATGTATGCACTAGCATCCCTTGCGAGCATAATGGGAATCTTTGTCTCAGCAAGCATAGGACGCGTGATAAACTATCTTGAAGGGAGGAGAGAGGGGTGGACAAAATGAAAAAAGCACCAATACAAGGCATGATTGAGATTGAGTTCCCGAGTGAGGATATTGCAAAAGTGGTTTATGAGAGCGTCATCATTGAGGATAGAACTGTTCCTTATAGGAGAACAAAAACGAAGCTTGAGCTTGAAGGAAAAAAGATCAGGATAGAGTTCACTGCGGAAGACAATTCTGCTTTAAGAGGGACGCTCAACTCCTATTTGCGCTGGATTAAAGTTGCGATGGATGCTGTGGAGCTTTAACGTTTTGCTCTAAATCTGTTGGCTCGAGAGTCCTTAACTCTTTTCCAGCGGGCCAAGCCCTTTCATTTGTGACCAAATAGAGATAGCGGTTGACATCATATTGATATGTCACATACGTGTTTGCAAAATCTGCTAGGCTTTTGCTTCTTTTTCCAAAGATCAACGCGTAAAACCAGTGGAATATAACAACAATCTCAACGACAAATCCCCATATCCCTAGGATAATGCTGTAGAGTATTGCTAAGGGCAATCTTACGAGTGCTTCAATCCTTTCTCCCATAACATCACCCTACATGGTACCATTGCATAGTATATAACATTTACGATTTAATGGCGTCAGCGACGGGTAAAACTATTTAAACACGCCAGCAAATTATGGCATGGAATTACGATTATGGAGGTGTTGATATGCAAAACATTCCACCACAAGTTCAACAGATGTTGGGACAGCTTGAGAGCTACCAACAGCAGCTCCAATTGGTAGTTCAACAAAAGCAAAAGGTTCAATTGGATTTGAATGATGCTAAAAAGGCTTTAGAGGAAATTGAGAAAGCTGAAGAGGGAACAGCGATGTATAAGACTGTTGGAACGCTAATAGTCAAGACAGAGAAGGCCAAAGCGGTTGAGGAACTTAAGGAAAAAATTGAGACCCTTGAAGTTAGGCTCAAAGCCCTGGAAAGGCAGGAGCAGAAGATAAATGAAGCTATAAAGACATTGACCCAGAAGATACAAAGCTCTCTCACAGGCGTTGCTGGCTGATTCCTTTTTCTTTAACGTTTAAAGGTGGTCTTATGGAAAAGAGGGGCGTTATACACATTGGACTTCCGGAGATGAGCGAGGAAGAGATAATAAAGCTCGGCGACTTAGCCCAAGATGTGGTTTTAAGCCGCATATTCAGTGTTCTACATAAGAGTGAAGTTAAGGATTTGGAGATTACCACGAGAATAAACAAGGGCGAGACGCTCGACCTTGAGGTTGAGGCTTACATAGAGGTGCCAATTTTTGTTAAAGTCGATGTGGATAGGCTCATTGAGGATGCCCTTGACGAGGCATACCAAAGAGTTGAGGAAAAGTTGAGGGAAATTGCAAAGAAAGATTGATTTTTATTTGGAGTTCTGGTGGTGTTGATGAAAGGCAAAATAAAGCTCAAGCGTTTTTTAAATGAAGCGAAAGATAAGAGGTACTCTTTTCTATTGCTGTGTCATCACAATGCAGATCCTGACGCATTGGGTAGTGCCATCGCTTTTTCTAGGTATTTGGAAAGCGTGGGGTTAGAGTATAGAATAGGGGTTGCTCAGAGCGTGTCTTCCTATGCTAAGCGCCTTTTGAAGTTTGCAGATGTCGAGAAAAACCCCCAAATTGAAGAAGATGTTGTGGTAATTTTTGATACGTCTTCAGCTGAGCAGTTGGAGCCGATAGCTCTTCCAAAGCGAAAGGAGAAGTTTGTAATAGTCATAGATCACCATATTGAGAAGGAAAATCCTATAAAAGCCGACATAAGTATAATGGATTCCTCAAGAACGTCCACAGCTGAAATCATTTGGGAGCTTTTGAAGTATCTAAAATTTTATGATGAAACCGCTGCTAGGGTCCTCTTGGCTGGTATAGTTACCGACACCGCAAACTTTAGATTTGCTAATGCAAAAACATTCAAAACTTTAAGTGAGATTCAGAGCACCTTTGAAATACCTATGGGAGAAATATATAATCTTGTAGCTCCAGTGAGCGATGAAAACATTGACACCGCTAAAAGGATGGCCATCCTAAAGGCCTGCCAGAGGATGGAGGTTAAAAAGTTCAAGCGCTACATAATAGCCACATCCAGAGTCTCAGCCTATGAGTCGCTGGCATGCAAAACGTTCCTTCAGCTTGGAGCAGATGTAGCTATAGTTGGTAGCGATAAAGAGGGGGTTAGGATATCTGCGAGGGCCAGGGAGTATTTGACTAAGAAAGGCCTTCACTTGGGAAAGCTTATGGAGAAAGTTGGCCCAATCATTGAGGGCTCTGGAGGCGGCCACTCAGGTGCTGCCGGTGCTAACGGTAAGAAAAATCTTGATAAGGCTATGAAGTTTTTGGTCAGTGAAATTGAGAAGTTTTTAAAGGCCTTGTCTTAGTGCATGGAAGCTTTAGATTTTTAAGGTGAACGACTAACTTTAGTTAAGGTGGTAGTATGGCAAGATGTCCAATATGCGGAGAGGCTCTGAAGTGGGAGGATTTGATGGAGCAGATGATCGTGCTGGATAATTTTAAAGCTCTTTTGGATGACAAGGACGCGTTTTTAAGTACCCTCAGTGAGTTTGTGTTTAAGTGCCCCCATTGTGAGGAGGAGTTTTATGGAAAGGCTTTGGATATGAAGGAAGCCAGCAGAGTTTTTGAGCTCTTGAATGACTTTAAAGGGAGCATAGACTATGAGAGAGGTAAGGTTAAATTAAAGCTCACCAACCTCATTGCTCTAGATGTTATGCTTGAGGAGTGGGATAAGAGAGTAGGGCGAGGAAAATGATGTTGGATAATATTAAGGCTCTTTTGGGAAAGGGCGATGTTGATGGGGCACTTAAGCTGGTGCTTTCCTTAAAAGATAGGATGCTAAAGATGGAGCTCCTCACATATATGATTCAGGAGCTTGGTGAGGATTATGTAGAATATCCAATTCTGCTATCTGAGAGCTTAGCGACAATAGCTTCCCTCGCAGAGGATAGAGATAAAGTTAAGGCTTTGGCCTTGTTGAGCTATGCTCTGGCTAGTGCAGGCGATGAAAAAAAAGCCGAGAAGTTCATTAAAGAAGCACTGAGCGTTGCTAAAAAGATATACTATCCCATATGGAAAGCCGAAGCTTTGGCATATGTAGCTTATTACTTGGGTCTTATCGGAGATACAAAAAGTGCATTTTACTATTTTAACATAGCTTTGGAGACTCTTGAAAAGTCAAATGAGGTGTATTCGGCTGTTCTGCCAGTTATGTCGCTAATTGCTGACCTATCGCTTGAAGTTGGGGACTCGCTGGAAACTGAAGAAGCTATTGACTTCTATTCACTATCAAGACAGATATACACGTCAATGAAGAAATTCGTCAGTGCATCTCAAGTTGAAGAAAAAATCCACATGGTGAAAGAGGCCTTCAAAGAGGGCAGTTTAGCTGTTAAAAGGGCTCTTGAAAAGGGGGATATTGACAGGGCTATTGCAATTGTTAAGTACCTGTCCCCAGAGGAGAAGGTCGCGGCTCTTTTAGATATCTCCTATTGGCTCTTCCTTCATGAAAGAGAGGACTTAGCTAGGACGTTGCTCTCGGATGTCTTTGATATTATGCTCATTAAAAAAATTAAGCCTAATGATTTGGAGCTGTTCGTAGTTGCATACAAGTTTATTAAGATTGGTCTTCTCGATGAAGCTTTGACAGTAGCGGGTGTTATTGAGGATGTGGATGAGGCATCAAAGATACTCTCTGAGATTGCGTTGGCCTACGCACGCTTTGGAAATGAAAACAAAGCCTTAAGCATTGCTGAGGCTATTCAAAATGAGGCAATTAAGAAAAAGCTGTTAAAGAGGTTGGGTGGTGAAGATGTGGGATACGAGTAAGGACTACCGCTTACTGGTTGCCGAAAAGTCGGTAGAGCTCTTCCTCAAGACAATTGAAGGTGCTAAATTTAAAGGCAAATGGGATAAAAAGAACGCCGTGAGGCTTGGAAAGGAGATGATACCAGAGCTTCAGGCTCTTAGGTACTCCTATCTTGAGCCAAGTGCATTGGTGGAAGCTCCGCAGATGAAAGCACTCAAGGAGAAAGCTCAAGGAATAATTGAAGCCCTTGGAGGAGAGGATTGGTACCACCGCTTTTTAGATCTTGCTGATAGAAATGAACGTGAGAATGTGGAAGAAGCAATAGCTAAAATTCGCTTTTTCCTGAATACAATACTAAACCTCGACAAACGCTTAGCTCTAGGCAAGATCAACGACCCGATAATAGGCATAGACATCAAAGTCGGTGAAGTTATGAGTGTAGGAAAGCACCCCAACGCTGACAAGCTTCTTGTATGCAATGTCAACATTGGTGAGAGGGCAATTACAGTCGTTACGAATGACTTGAGCGTTAAAGACAACGATAGAGTAGCTGTAGCATTGTTGCCGCCAGCCAACTTTAGGGGCATAACAAGCGAGGGAATGTTTTTGGGGGCTGGAGAAGGCGTGTTAAAGGATGTTAAGGGCGAAGTCGGCGGACTTCCAAAGGGCATACCCTTGGAGGCCCTCAACGAGGCTAGAAATTTAGTGGAAGCCTTTTTGAAGGCGTGATTTTCTTTTCTCTTTCCACTCGTTGTCAAAGGCACTCTAAGCATTTCTCGTAGTCCTCCCTGCTCAACCGCCACCCCATTGCTCCAAAGTTTTCCCTTATGTGCTCTTTGCTTCCGGCTTTTGGAATTGCTATCACATTTTCCTTCCATATGAGCCAGTTTAGGGCAACCTGGGCGGCAGTTCTATTGTATCGCTTTCCTATTTCCCTTAAGCATTGATTTCTAGCTAGTGTTCCCTTTTCTAGGGGAGTGTAAGCGATTAAAGCCATATCCTCATTTGCCATATACTCTAAAAGCCCTCCTTCCACCCACCTATCTTTGAGCGAATACTTAACCTCGTTTGCCACTATCTCATACCGCTTCATGATTTCTTGAGACCTCTTCAGCAGTTCCAAATCAAAATTGCTCGCTCCTATGTACCTTATTATGCCTTCATCAACCAGCTCTTCAAGAGCGTATAGTGTTTCTTTTATTTTTTCAAAGCTATTTCTTGGCCAGTGGAGGAGGTATAAATCAATATAAGTCCCCAACCGCTTTACGCTTGCCCTTGCAGCTTTTTTGGCTTTCCCATAGCCAAAGTGTGTTGGCCACACTTTGCTTATGATGAAGATGTCCTCCCGCTCATACCCTTTTATTGCCTCACCAACGAGCTCTTCGCTGTGACCTGCGCCATAGAATTCGGCCGTATCAATTAGGTTTATCCCTAAGTCGAGGCCATATCGCAGGGCTTCAATACTCTCTCTATCTCGTGAATAGTCAGGGCTCTCAAAGCCCCCGATTCCCCAAGTACCAAGTCCAATTGCCGAAACTTTGTCTTCACCAATCCTCTTAAGGTCTCTAAAAATTGGTACTCTTCTCACAGCTCTCACCTGAAACTAAGTTTTTTCCTATCCTTATTAAGTTTTCATTTAAACGCTAAGTTGTTCATTACAAAAGCTATGCGTCAATTGTTATAAACTTTGAAAACCAATTAAATTTAGGTGGCGCTGATGGTGAGTTCATACTTTAAGGGCATTCTCCTCAATCTTGGCTTGGATGAGGAGCGTATTGAAGTTCTTGAAAATAAAGGGGGTATAGTAGAGGATGAGTTTGAAGGAATGAGATACCTCAGGCTTAAGGATTCTGCGAGGAGTTTGCGAAGGGGCACAGTTGTTTTTGATGAACACAACATAATTTTAGGATTTCCTCATATAAAACGGGTTGTTCAGCTTGAGAATGGCATAAGGAGGGCGTTTAAACGAAAACCCTTCTACGTCGAGGAAAAAGTTGATGGCTACAACGTTAGGGTTGCTAAAATTGGAGAAAAGATCTTGGTGTTTACGAGGGGAGGATTCGTTTGCCCCTTTACGACGGAGCGTATTGAAGACTTCATAACTTTGGATTTCTTTAAGGATTATCCTAACATGGTGTTATGCGGTGAAATGGCAGGGCCTGAAAGTCCCTATTTAGTGGAAGGCCCTCCATACGTTAAAGAGGACATTCAATTTTTCCTCTTTGACATCCAAGAGAAGAAAACAGGACGCTCTCTTCCTGTAGAGGAGCGATTAAAATTGGCCGAGGAGTATGGAATTCCGAGCGTTGAAGTCTTTGGTTTGTATGATTTAAGTAGGATAGACGAGCTTCATGCGCTCATTGATCGGCTTACCAAGGAGAAGAGAGAAGGTATAGTGATGAAGAGTCCGGACATGAAAAAAATCGTCAAATACGTTACTCCTTATGCAAACATTAATGATATCAAAATTGGCGCGAGGATTTTCTTCGATTTGCCTCACGGCTACTTCATGCAACGTATTAAGAGGCTGGCTTTTTACCTTGCCGAGAGGAAGATTAGAGGAGAAGAGTTTGATGAGTACGCTAGAGCATTGGGAAAAGTTCTCTTAGAGCCCTTTGTCGAGAGCATATGGGATATTTCGAGCGGTGACGATGAAATAGCGGAACTCTTCACTGTTCGGGTCAAAAAGCTTGAAACTGCTCATAAAATGGTGACTCACTTCGAAAGACTGCGCTTAAAAATTCACATAGACGACATAGAAGTTCTTGACAATGGTTACTGGAGGATAACATTCAAACGTGTTTATCCTGATGCAACAAAAGAGATGAGGGAACTTTGGAACGGGCATGCTTTCGTTGATTAGCTCCATTTTTCAACGAGCTCGTCTAAAACTTCCTTAAACTTCACAGCATCAACCCACTTAATCCCCATTTTTTGAGCCCACGTTAAAATGCCTACATCGGCAGATACAATCGTTGCATCGAGCTCTTTGGCTAAAAGGATTAGCTCAAAGTCTTCTTTGCTGTCTACTATCCCCTCTCTCAGAGCACGTCTATAGTTGCGCCTTAGTTTTTGGATAATTCTGTCTACACTGCTTGTATCGATTACGCTTTCCCTAACGGCAGTTTCCGCTACTCTAAGGCCTTTGTCAATTCTCCTCCTAATGTCTTCTATTAGTTCGTAAACCACAAATGCCGGGATTTTAATGTCGTGAACGTTTGGAGGCTTTTTGATTATATAAATCTCAATATCCGGAGAAACTTCTTCCTCTTCAACAAAGTTCATAATCTCCCTATGAATGCCGGGAGAAACGTAGAATTCAACGCTCCCAAAAAGCTTCTCAGCATAGTTTAGGAAAGTTTTCATCGCCTCTGTTGGATTTTTCCCAAACTTTGCTCTCACGTCGGGATTAACGAAAATGCTCGTATCGAGGACAAACCTAATCATTGCAACCACAAGATTATTTAGGGCTTTAAAGTTTAAAATACTTGGTGATGCTTATGAAAGTTGGAGTCGTTTTTGGAGTCAGCGAACTCGCAAATCCCAAGGATTTCGAGAAGAAGACTTCAAAGTTTTTAACTGAACTGGCTAATGAGTTTGATGTTGAAGGCGGCATTTTTGTATCAATTAAGAAGGATGTTAAGGATGCTAGAGAGGAAGGAATAGATTTTAACAAAGTTGATGTTCTCCTCCTGTATCCTTTGACCGGTGGGACTGAAAATGCTCTAAAGGAATTCTCTATCTATAGAAAGCCCATTGTTCTCTTTGGGGATGCTTTCAACAACTCCATAGCTGCTGCTGTTGAGCTTAGGGAGTACTTTAGGGAGCATTTGATACCTACTACGATGGTTAAGAGCTTCGATGAGCTTAAGGCCGCTCTTCTCGGCTACGAAGATATGAAGGAGCTCTTAGGAAAGTTCTTGAAGATGCGTTTAGGCCTCATTGGGCGCGCTTCGCCTTGGCTCATAAACGAGAGCTTTAATCCCCCTTATGTCCATATAAGCCTGAAGAAGTTTTACGAGTACTACGATAGAGTTACCGACGCAGAAGGGTGGAAGGTCGTCGAGGAGATAGTCGCTAGGGCTAGGAATATTAAAGAGCCCAGCAGAGAAGACCTCATCAAAGCAGGGAGAATCTATGTGGCATTGAAAAACATAATTGATGACTACAAACTTGATGGATTCGCGATTGGTTGCTTTGACCTTATAGGTAAAATTAAGGGTACTCCTTGCTTGGCTTTGGCTATGTTCAACGCCCAGGGAATCCCTGCAGCGTGTGAGGGTGAGCTAAACTCGCTCTTGGGCATGGTGATAGCGCGCAGATTCTTCAACAAGCCGGCTTTTATGGGCAATATAGCAGATTATGGGGAAGATTACATAATTTTAGCTCACTGCACAGCTCCGTTGATATCTTCGTATGTTTTAAGGTCTCACTTTGAGAGCGGTATAGGCGTTGGTGTTGAAGTCGAGCTTCCAAGAGGTAGGGCGTCCATCTTAAAGATTAACGGTAGAAAAGCGGTAGTTGCTGGTGTGGAAGTTGTGGACAGGGAGAGGAGCAACTACAGGTGCAGAACGCAGATGAAGCTTAGGATAGAAGACGCCAGGGAGTTCATAGATGGCACTTTAGGAAACCACCACCTTTTAATCTACGTGGACAGTGAGGAGCTGGCAGACCTTTTAAGCGAGCTCGGCTTTGAGGTTATGCTCTACTGACTTTTCATTTTCTTAATATTCTGGCAAAAAAGCGCTTAATCCTTGTGGATAATGAGACCTTCTCATATTTTTCTCCAAGTGCCCTCTCTTGCTGGGCCTTCATTATGGCGAGTTTTCTCTCGACTTCTTTAGCTTTGTATCTTGATTCAGGTTCACGGGGAAGAACACCACGCATGCAACCACCTCCATATTTTTGTCAGCATTGCTTAAAAGCTCTACCCTCATTGATAGAAAATGCTAAAGAAAGTAAGAAAAGAGGAAACTCAAACTTTATCTCCAAAGACTTTGAGCGCAACTACAATTGCAGCTCCTACTGCTACTGGTATTGGGTGAAGTGTGGCTGATAATATGCCCACTATAACTAAAACTCCCCTAATCTCTGTCCTTAGATTCTTCTTGAACCATCCGGTTAGTGCTATTGCAAGTATGTACATCACGAGGAGCGTTGCTGCTAGGTCATAGATTACTGTGAGGGCAGTGCTCAATGTCCAGTTTTCAACCGTTATTAAGAACATCTCTGGGTGTGTGAAGTAGATGTAAGGTCCTATGTATCCCGCTAAGGCGTACTTAACCGCGTTTAGGGCTGTCTTCCAAAAGTCTCCTCCAGCTAAAGCTGAACCTGCATAAGAGGCCAAAGCTACAGGTGGTGTTATATCTGCAAGTATCCCAAAGTAGAACACGAAGAAGTGGGCGGCTAAGAGAGCGATAGGTGTTGCAAATCCTGGCACTGGAGAGCTGTAGGGCTGTAAGCCTAAAACAGCATTGTATATTGCTGGAGCTGCTACGAGGGAGGTAATAATATAGTTTGCCGTTGTTGGAACACCCATGCCCAGTATCAGGCTGAATATCATGGTTAGCACGAGCAAAAGCCATAAGTTCCCGGCTGTGAGGTCAACCAAGCGGTATCCTAAGCTCGTCACTAGTCCTGTCATTGTGAGAACTCCCTGTATTAAGCCCGCGCTTGCAGCTGCGAGCATAACACTTGAGCTTGTCTTTCCAGCGTCTATCATTGATTCGTATGTGGCAGAATACATCTTTTTTCCTTCCTCAGTCTTTGAAAAGTAGCCCACTATTAATGAGAAGACTATTCCTAGGACTCCAGTCATTAAGAGTATCTGCTCTTTCCTCATGCCCAGATATTTTGTCATTGCGATGAAAAGTATGAAGAGTAAGCTTATGTAGAGCTTTTCGTTCCTCTTCGTTAAGTTTGAGACGAATGAGAGGGCAACGAGGAGGATAGCGAGCAGGAGCAGGATTAATGCTACGGGCTTTCCTATTTCCCTTCCAGTGAACATAAGCACCGTTGTAAGGAACGCCACACCAACGTAGAACATCTCATGTCCTTCTATCTTGTCCTTTGCAATCCATGACACCCAAATTGCTATTCCTAAGGAGGAGATTGCCGATATGTGAGGGGCTATACCCCAAACCAAGGCCACGGTGATTACCAGTATTGGTGAGAGTATGTAGAGCTTCCTCATAAAGTACCTCAGGGGTGCAAAGTTTTCTCTGGGCATTCCTTTTAATCCTAAGCGCTTTGTTTCAAGGTCTATGAAGAGATAAACTCCTGCATAGTATACCAAAGCGGGCAAAACCGCAGCGATGATGAGTTTGTTATAGGGCACCCCTAAAAACTCCGCCATAATGAATGCCGCCGCACCCATGATTGGGGGCATTAGTTGGCCTCCGGTTGATGCAACGGGCTCAACCGCTCCTGCTATCTCTTTGGGATAGCCGGCTTTTTTCATTAGAGGGATTGTAAAAGTTCCGGTTGTTAGGACGTTAGCAACACTCGAACCGCTCACCGTACCCATAAGTCCACTTGAAACAACAGCTGCCTTTGCGGGTCCACCTGGGCGGGCACCGAAGAGGGATATCATGAACTCGGTGATGTAATCGCTCACGCCTATCTTGAGGAGGAATGCTCCAAAGAACACGAAGGCAAAGACGTAGATTGTCATGACGAATAGGGGAATTCCGAATATTCCCTCATCAAAGTAGAGCTGCTGGGTAAAGCGTATCCAGTTGAAGCCGACTCTGTAGATTCCGTAAATCAAGAACACTGTGACAACTGATGGCAAAACCCATCCAAGCACTCTTCTTGTAGCCTCAAGCACGAGGATTATTGCCAAGATTCCGAAGACCACATCGTGCATGTAAACCTCTGCAAACTGTGCGTACCTATTGTATACAGCAAAGATGTAGAACATAGATATAACGCTCAAAATTGTGAGTATGTAGTCGTAAAAGGGCACTTTTTTGATGTGTTTCTCTGTTTTTCTCATTGGATAGAGGAGGTAGGTTATTATGAGGATCATG from Palaeococcus pacificus DY20341 includes:
- a CDS encoding TRAP transporter permease, which gives rise to MEEEKVSVVLEKTRTLTPTLELIIKIAAVLIGIYEILFIFNFNYTLYDLFSRLGLEIGILKTTFQSKQGQAFVLAMILIITYLLYPMRKTEKHIKKVPFYDYILTILSVISMFYIFAVYNRYAQFAEVYMHDVVFGILAIILVLEATRRVLGWVLPSVVTVFLIYGIYRVGFNWIRFTQQLYFDEGIFGIPLFVMTIYVFAFVFFGAFLLKIGVSDYITEFMISLFGARPGGPAKAAVVSSGLMGTVSGSSVANVLTTGTFTIPLMKKAGYPKEIAGAVEPVASTGGQLMPPIMGAAAFIMAEFLGVPYNKLIIAAVLPALVYYAGVYLFIDLETKRLGLKGMPRENFAPLRYFMRKLYILSPILVITVALVWGIAPHISAISSLGIAIWVSWIAKDKIEGHEMFYVGVAFLTTVLMFTGREIGKPVALILLLLAILLVALSFVSNLTKRNEKLYISLLFILFIAMTKYLGMRKEQILLMTGVLGIVFSLIVGYFSKTEEGKKMYSATYESMIDAGKTSSSVMLAAASAGLIQGVLTMTGLVTSLGYRLVDLTAGNLWLLLVLTMIFSLILGMGVPTTANYIITSLVAAPAIYNAVLGLQPYSSPVPGFATPIALLAAHFFVFYFGILADITPPVALASYAGSALAGGDFWKTALNAVKYALAGYIGPYIYFTHPEMFLITVENWTLSTALTVIYDLAATLLVMYILAIALTGWFKKNLRTEIRGVLVIVGILSATLHPIPVAVGAAIVVALKVFGDKV